The Streptomyces sp. NBC_00162 genome window below encodes:
- a CDS encoding SCO5389 family protein codes for MSLDVSPALLEQAERGEVDEAAFVDCVRTSLPYAWEMISSLVAQLKVDGGQFADNQTPPPDEQARGQLLRALASDAIRGALQRHFGVRLAFQNCHRVAVFPLDPAVDDRLAKFTSIRGQLLNQSPELRDC; via the coding sequence ATGTCGCTCGACGTCTCACCGGCCCTACTCGAACAGGCCGAGCGAGGCGAGGTCGACGAAGCCGCTTTCGTCGACTGCGTCCGGACCTCCCTGCCTTACGCATGGGAGATGATCAGCTCGCTGGTGGCCCAGTTGAAGGTCGACGGCGGACAGTTCGCCGACAACCAGACGCCGCCGCCCGACGAGCAGGCGCGCGGGCAGCTGCTGCGCGCTCTCGCGAGTGACGCGATACGCGGTGCTCTGCAGCGGCACTTCGGAGTGCGCCTGGCGTTCCAGAACTGTCACCGGGTAGCGGTGTTCCCGCTGGACCCCGCGGTGGACGACCGGCTGGCCAAGTTCACTTCGATCCGCGGTCAGCTGCTCAACCAGTCGCCCGAGCTGCGGGACTGCTAG
- the nucS gene encoding endonuclease NucS, which translates to MRLVIARCSVDYAGRLTAHLPSAPRLILVKADGSVSIHADDRAYKPLNWMSPPCTLKEGSGDDAGVWTVVNKAGEKLIITMEEVLHDSSHELGTDPGLIKDGVEAHLQELLADRIETLGEGYTLIRREYMTAIGPVDILCRDGSGATVAVEIKRRGEIDGVEQLTRYLELLNRDPHLAPVRGIFAAQEIKPQAKVLATDRGMDCVVLDYNAMRGIEDDKLRLF; encoded by the coding sequence ATGCGTCTCGTCATTGCCCGCTGCTCCGTCGATTACGCGGGCCGGCTCACCGCCCATCTGCCCTCGGCACCCCGTCTGATCCTCGTGAAGGCCGACGGCAGTGTCTCGATCCACGCGGACGACCGGGCGTACAAACCGCTCAACTGGATGTCGCCCCCGTGCACCCTCAAAGAGGGGAGCGGTGACGACGCCGGTGTGTGGACCGTCGTCAACAAGGCGGGTGAGAAGCTCATCATCACCATGGAGGAAGTCCTGCACGACTCCTCCCACGAGCTCGGCACCGACCCGGGGCTCATCAAGGACGGCGTGGAAGCACACCTCCAGGAACTCCTCGCGGACCGCATCGAAACGCTGGGCGAGGGCTACACGCTGATCCGGCGCGAGTACATGACGGCGATCGGGCCGGTGGACATCCTGTGCCGGGATGGCTCCGGCGCGACGGTGGCCGTGGAGATCAAGCGGCGCGGCGAGATCGACGGCGTCGAGCAGCTGACCCGCTATCTGGAGCTCCTGAACCGCGACCCGCACCTGGCCCCGGTCCGCGGCATCTTCGCGGCCCAGGAGATCAAGCCGCAGGCCAAGGTCCTGGCGACGGACCGCGGGATGGACTGCGTGGTCCTGGACTACAACGCGATGCGCGGCATTGAGGACGACAAGCTGCGGCTGTTCTGA
- a CDS encoding ATP-binding protein codes for MDHIQGQADPEEQSGGAAGLPPALPAKAGHAPAPAPVGPARVVTLTAGEFTLTVNPVDGSEIEPLRPGTRPGRPAKRDAAARTARAAAARPPVLPGPPVPARPLLEREEERERLVRLLGRGRSVRLTGPSGSGRTALLDAVAAHCAGLAPDGVVRLSGHGHQQPAELLQALYATVYEASDQRPDRIELLARVRDIGAIVLLDDLEMGGPALDELLHATPECAYLLAATPETRSPSDDSHIEEVFLGGLGKADCLELLETRLGRPLTDLETAWASDLRFASEGLPLRFVQAAALLRQRDELNHTAEDDDEEEPGVFDERPRDAVEVPLPTLAEGAAPAELLASRVSESARAALRIACALGGELPHHAHLPALVGDTHADSAVSELLDCGLLTPVGTRYRLAAGVARQLEEVGYGDTAAEEARTAARHYAWWTGHSSVTPERVAAEADAVLCALSGADVVAAVLLARTAAPAFAASRHWEAWERVLRSGAEAARKAGEVAEQAYFHHELGVLALCEGRLDRARAELETSIGLRGALADKRGTVAGRRALALVVDREAAEVAASPPLRLEAPALPPAAAPAALPPAPPAAAAGFPGQAAPKAVAAPVAPVAPAAPVSSAKSEAVTRVAPVVPVIRRQEPPTTLSEVFEDAFPISPKPEPAAPAPRPAPQPAHDGAARRRRVLLAGAGALAVVALGTVVSLAMSSSDTSAPPAQSPAVSGTKTRSAPPVVPGASGNDPAPDPSDPAAPPSESATPGETTSPTTPGRTPSRTPSRRPQSTPPQPPTSSSVSPPPTSAEPSASPTPTETAPPSPTATSGTGTGTASATAGGTPGRSLGDGP; via the coding sequence ATGGACCACATACAGGGGCAGGCCGATCCGGAGGAGCAGTCCGGGGGTGCCGCCGGGCTGCCGCCCGCGCTGCCCGCGAAGGCCGGGCACGCGCCCGCACCGGCGCCCGTGGGGCCCGCCCGGGTCGTCACCCTCACCGCAGGCGAGTTCACGCTCACCGTCAACCCGGTCGACGGCAGCGAGATCGAGCCGCTCCGGCCCGGCACGCGCCCCGGCCGCCCCGCCAAGCGCGACGCGGCCGCCCGCACCGCCCGGGCCGCCGCCGCCCGGCCGCCCGTCCTGCCAGGCCCTCCCGTACCCGCCCGGCCGCTGCTGGAGCGCGAGGAGGAGCGGGAGCGACTCGTACGGCTGCTGGGCCGGGGGCGGTCCGTACGCCTGACCGGACCCTCAGGCTCCGGCCGCACCGCGCTGCTCGACGCGGTGGCCGCCCACTGCGCGGGCCTGGCCCCCGATGGCGTCGTACGGCTCTCCGGCCACGGGCACCAGCAGCCCGCCGAGCTGCTCCAGGCGCTGTACGCGACGGTGTACGAGGCCTCGGACCAGCGGCCCGACCGGATCGAACTGCTGGCCCGCGTACGGGACATCGGCGCCATCGTCCTCCTCGACGACCTGGAGATGGGCGGGCCCGCCCTCGACGAGCTGCTGCACGCCACGCCCGAGTGCGCGTATCTGCTGGCCGCGACCCCCGAAACCCGCTCTCCCTCCGACGACTCGCACATCGAGGAGGTCTTCCTCGGCGGGCTGGGGAAGGCCGACTGCCTGGAGCTGCTGGAGACGCGCCTCGGCCGGCCGCTGACGGACCTGGAGACCGCCTGGGCTTCCGATCTGCGCTTCGCCTCCGAAGGGCTCCCGCTGCGCTTCGTACAGGCCGCCGCGCTGCTGCGGCAGCGGGACGAGCTCAACCACACCGCCGAGGACGACGACGAGGAGGAGCCCGGCGTCTTCGACGAGCGCCCCCGCGACGCCGTGGAGGTGCCGCTGCCGACGCTCGCCGAGGGCGCGGCCCCCGCGGAGCTGCTGGCCTCGCGGGTCAGCGAGTCGGCGCGTGCCGCCCTGCGGATCGCCTGCGCGCTCGGCGGGGAGCTTCCGCACCACGCGCACCTGCCGGCCCTGGTGGGGGACACCCACGCCGACTCGGCGGTGTCGGAACTGCTGGACTGCGGGCTGCTGACACCGGTCGGCACGCGCTACCGGCTGGCCGCGGGCGTCGCCCGGCAGCTGGAGGAGGTCGGGTACGGGGACACCGCGGCCGAGGAGGCCCGTACGGCCGCCCGGCACTACGCCTGGTGGACCGGGCACTCCTCGGTGACCCCGGAGAGGGTCGCGGCCGAGGCGGACGCGGTGCTCTGCGCACTGTCCGGCGCGGACGTGGTGGCGGCCGTGCTGCTGGCGCGGACGGCGGCCCCGGCGTTCGCGGCCTCGCGGCACTGGGAGGCGTGGGAGCGGGTGCTGCGCTCGGGCGCCGAGGCCGCGCGCAAGGCGGGGGAGGTCGCCGAGCAGGCGTACTTCCACCACGAACTCGGCGTGCTCGCCCTGTGCGAGGGACGCCTGGACCGGGCACGGGCCGAGCTGGAGACCTCGATCGGGCTGCGCGGGGCGCTGGCCGACAAGCGGGGCACCGTGGCGGGCCGCAGGGCGCTGGCCCTGGTAGTGGACCGGGAGGCCGCCGAGGTGGCGGCTTCGCCGCCGCTGCGGCTGGAGGCGCCGGCCCTCCCCCCGGCTGCGGCGCCCGCGGCCCTGCCCCCGGCCCCGCCTGCCGCCGCGGCCGGCTTTCCCGGCCAGGCCGCCCCCAAGGCCGTGGCAGCCCCCGTTGCCCCCGTGGCCCCTGCTGCCCCTGTGTCCTCCGCCAAGTCGGAGGCCGTGACGCGGGTGGCTCCGGTAGTGCCCGTGATCCGGCGTCAGGAGCCGCCCACGACCCTGTCGGAGGTGTTCGAGGACGCCTTCCCGATCTCGCCGAAGCCGGAGCCCGCCGCCCCGGCCCCCCGTCCCGCCCCACAGCCGGCTCACGACGGCGCCGCCCGTCGGCGCCGGGTGCTGCTGGCCGGGGCGGGCGCGCTCGCCGTGGTCGCGCTGGGCACGGTGGTGAGCCTCGCGATGAGCTCTTCGGACACCTCGGCGCCGCCCGCGCAGAGTCCGGCGGTCTCGGGCACCAAGACGCGGTCGGCTCCGCCGGTGGTGCCGGGGGCCAGCGGGAACGATCCCGCACCGGATCCCTCCGACCCGGCGGCCCCGCCTTCGGAGTCCGCCACCCCGGGGGAGACCACCTCCCCGACGACCCCGGGCCGTACCCCGTCCCGTACGCCCTCGCGCCGCCCGCAGTCCACCCCGCCGCAGCCGCCGACCTCCTCGTCGGTCTCACCGCCGCCGACCTCCGCGGAGCCGTCCGCGTCCCCGACGCCCACGGAGACCGCCCCGCCGTCGCCGACGGCCACCTCGGGCACGGGTACGGGTACGGCGTCGGCCACCGCTGGGGGTACCCCCGGACGGAGTCTGGGGGACGGCCCGTGA
- a CDS encoding STAS domain-containing protein — MHIRGDHAELVVGGRLDVRSAADARTVLHTALDDGHGDLVLDLTGLDSWDATGLGVIMGAHRRAGRTGRRLVLRGVPPQMQRLLVATRLHRILAIEGGLEAESLPRV, encoded by the coding sequence ATGCACATCAGGGGCGACCACGCCGAACTCGTCGTCGGGGGTCGCCTCGACGTGCGCAGCGCGGCGGACGCCCGTACGGTCCTCCACACCGCCCTCGACGACGGCCACGGCGACCTCGTGCTCGACCTCACCGGGCTCGACTCCTGGGACGCGACCGGCCTCGGCGTGATCATGGGCGCGCACCGCAGGGCCGGCCGGACCGGACGGCGCCTCGTACTGCGCGGGGTGCCGCCGCAGATGCAGCGGCTGCTCGTGGCCACCCGGCTGCACCGGATCCTCGCGATCGAGGGCGGACTGGAAGCGGAGTCCCTGCCCCGGGTGTGA
- a CDS encoding 3-hydroxyacyl-CoA dehydrogenase family protein: MAGKLAVIGAGLMGSGIAQVSAQAGWDVVLRDVTDAALTRGTDGIKASYDKFVSKGKLSAEDAEAALARITTTTDLDAVADVDIVVEAAFEKIEIKHEIFRALDKIVREDTILASNTSAIPITKIAAVTERPERVVGAHFFSPVPMMQLCELVRGYKTSDETLATTRAFAESVGKTCIVVNRDVAGFVTTRLISALVVEAAKLYESGVASAEDIDIACKLGFGHAMGPLATADLTGVDILLHATSNIYTESQDEKFAPPELMRRMVDAGDIGRKSGQGFYKH, from the coding sequence GTGGCTGGGAAGCTTGCCGTCATCGGTGCCGGCTTGATGGGGTCCGGGATCGCTCAGGTCTCCGCGCAGGCGGGCTGGGACGTCGTCCTGCGCGATGTCACCGACGCCGCGCTGACCCGTGGCACGGACGGGATCAAGGCCTCGTACGACAAGTTCGTCTCCAAGGGCAAGCTCTCGGCCGAGGACGCCGAGGCGGCCCTCGCGCGCATCACGACCACGACCGACCTCGACGCCGTCGCCGACGTCGACATCGTGGTCGAGGCCGCCTTCGAGAAGATCGAGATCAAGCACGAGATCTTCCGTGCCCTCGACAAGATCGTCCGTGAGGACACGATCCTCGCCTCCAACACCTCCGCCATCCCGATCACCAAGATCGCGGCCGTGACGGAGCGTCCGGAGCGGGTCGTCGGCGCGCACTTCTTCTCGCCCGTTCCGATGATGCAGCTCTGCGAGCTCGTCCGCGGCTACAAGACGAGCGACGAAACCCTGGCCACCACCCGCGCGTTCGCCGAGTCCGTCGGCAAGACCTGCATCGTCGTCAACCGCGACGTCGCCGGTTTCGTGACGACCCGTCTGATCTCCGCGCTGGTCGTCGAGGCCGCAAAGCTGTACGAATCCGGCGTGGCTTCCGCCGAGGACATCGACATCGCGTGCAAGCTGGGCTTCGGGCACGCGATGGGCCCGCTGGCCACCGCCGACCTCACGGGCGTCGACATCCTGCTGCACGCCACGAGCAACATCTACACCGAGTCCCAGGACGAGAAGTTCGCGCCGCCGGAGCTGATGCGCCGGATGGTGGACGCCGGGGACATCGGCCGCAAGAGCGGACAGGGCTTCTACAAGCACTGA
- a CDS encoding cob(I)yrinic acid a,c-diamide adenosyltransferase gives MVNLTRIYTRTGDKGTTALGDMSRTAKTDLRISAYADTNEANAAIGTAIALGSLPEEVVKVLVRVQNDLFDVGADLCTPVVENPQYPPLRVEQFYVDKLEADCDVFNEELEKLRSFILPGGTPGAALLHQACTVVRRAERSTWSALEVHGEVMNPLTATYLNRLSDLLFILARTANKEVGDVLWVPGGER, from the coding sequence ATGGTGAACCTCACGCGCATCTACACCCGTACCGGCGACAAGGGCACGACCGCGCTCGGCGACATGAGCCGCACGGCCAAGACCGATCTGCGGATCTCCGCGTACGCCGACACCAACGAGGCCAACGCGGCCATCGGGACGGCGATCGCGCTCGGCAGCCTGCCGGAAGAGGTCGTAAAGGTCCTGGTTCGGGTGCAGAACGACCTGTTCGACGTGGGTGCGGACCTGTGCACCCCGGTGGTCGAGAACCCGCAGTACCCGCCGCTCCGCGTGGAGCAGTTCTACGTCGACAAGCTGGAGGCGGACTGCGACGTCTTCAACGAGGAGCTGGAGAAGCTGCGCAGCTTCATCCTCCCCGGCGGCACCCCCGGCGCCGCCCTCCTGCACCAGGCCTGCACGGTGGTCCGGCGCGCCGAGCGCTCCACCTGGTCGGCCCTGGAGGTGCACGGCGAGGTGATGAACCCGCTGACCGCCACCTACCTGAACCGCCTGTCCGACCTCCTGTTCATCCTGGCCCGTACGGCCAACAAGGAGGTCGGGGACGTGCTGTGGGTGCCGGGCGGCGAGCGCTAG
- a CDS encoding sensor histidine kinase has protein sequence MTKSLRPHRHDVILAVAGLLVGLVMWSLGIYSSSNRHLLPAWAALVPLVVLSAMELLRRSMPSVALAVGTLGVIANEFTVGSLTTVLIFTDLMYAAVVYGKPATARRLPVSTGLITVAVTIGFLAWLRTPEALLIGVVTGLVSFAPALTGATLRNHREAAVAARLRAEQTALLAEMDRSQAVAAERARMARELHDMVANHLSAIAIHSTAALSIDRADTSRDALGVIRENSVQGLAEMRRLIGLLRDAGAEQEAVAVPSLDGLEALLGQARTNGSASGLQFVLHDDRPPGERVPAPVELAAYRILQESLTNALKHGVAGTVTVRVARADGQLTVAVDSPYGERPGPRAPGSGAGLIGMRERVELLGGEFSAGRTGELWRVRATLPAEEGAVEA, from the coding sequence ATCACGAAGAGCCTGCGCCCCCACCGCCACGACGTCATCCTCGCCGTGGCCGGCCTCCTCGTGGGCCTGGTGATGTGGTCGCTGGGCATCTACAGCAGCTCGAACCGGCACCTCCTGCCCGCATGGGCCGCCCTGGTCCCCCTCGTGGTCCTCAGCGCGATGGAGCTGCTGCGCCGTTCCATGCCCTCGGTGGCCCTGGCCGTCGGCACCCTCGGCGTGATCGCCAACGAGTTCACGGTCGGCAGCCTCACCACCGTCCTGATCTTCACCGACCTGATGTACGCAGCCGTCGTCTACGGCAAGCCCGCCACGGCCCGGCGGCTCCCGGTGAGCACCGGTCTGATCACCGTGGCCGTCACCATCGGCTTCCTGGCCTGGCTGCGCACCCCGGAAGCCCTGCTGATCGGCGTGGTCACCGGCCTCGTCAGTTTCGCCCCGGCCCTGACCGGAGCCACCCTGCGCAACCACCGCGAGGCCGCCGTGGCCGCCCGGCTGCGAGCCGAGCAGACCGCGCTGCTGGCCGAGATGGACCGGAGCCAGGCGGTCGCCGCCGAGCGCGCCCGGATGGCCCGGGAGCTGCACGACATGGTGGCCAACCACCTCTCCGCGATCGCCATCCACTCCACGGCCGCGCTCTCCATCGACCGGGCCGACACCAGCCGTGACGCCCTCGGGGTGATCCGGGAGAACAGCGTCCAGGGCCTGGCCGAGATGCGCCGGCTGATCGGGCTGCTGCGGGACGCCGGGGCGGAGCAGGAGGCCGTGGCCGTGCCCTCGCTCGACGGCTTGGAGGCCCTGCTCGGCCAGGCCCGTACCAATGGCTCGGCCAGCGGGCTGCAGTTCGTACTCCACGACGACCGGCCACCGGGGGAACGGGTACCGGCCCCGGTGGAGCTGGCCGCGTACCGGATCCTCCAGGAGTCGCTGACCAATGCCCTCAAGCACGGGGTGGCGGGCACGGTCACGGTCCGCGTGGCCCGGGCGGACGGGCAGCTGACCGTGGCGGTGGACTCCCCCTACGGGGAACGCCCCGGCCCGCGGGCCCCCGGCTCCGGCGCCGGGCTGATCGGCATGCGGGAGCGGGTGGAGCTGCTGGGCGGGGAGTTCTCGGCGGGCCGGACCGGCGAATTGTGGCGGGTGCGGGCAACGCTGCCCGCGGAGGAAGGGGCGGTGGAGGCATGA
- a CDS encoding response regulator, with protein MTISVVVAEDQSAVRAGLVLILGSADGIEVVGEAADGEEAVRLARELRPNLVLMDVQMPKLDGVSATRQVVAEGLADVLVLTTFDLDEYVFGALRAGASGFLLKNAEASELIEAVRTVARGEGLIAPAVTRRLIAEFATPARPARPAAPPALETLTRREREVLSCLGEGLSNAEIAVRLEMAEATVKTHVSRLLGKLELRSRVQAAVMAQELGL; from the coding sequence ATGACCATCAGCGTGGTGGTGGCGGAGGACCAGAGCGCGGTGCGGGCCGGGCTGGTGCTCATCCTGGGCAGTGCGGACGGCATCGAGGTGGTGGGCGAGGCGGCCGACGGGGAGGAGGCGGTGCGCCTCGCCCGGGAGCTGCGGCCAAATCTGGTCCTCATGGACGTGCAGATGCCGAAGCTCGACGGGGTGTCCGCGACCCGCCAGGTGGTCGCGGAAGGGCTGGCCGATGTCCTGGTGCTGACCACCTTCGACCTCGACGAGTACGTCTTCGGGGCGCTGCGGGCGGGGGCCTCGGGCTTCCTCCTGAAGAACGCGGAGGCCTCCGAGCTGATCGAGGCGGTACGGACGGTCGCGCGCGGGGAGGGTCTGATCGCCCCGGCGGTGACCCGGCGGCTGATCGCCGAGTTCGCGACTCCGGCGCGCCCGGCCCGGCCTGCCGCCCCGCCGGCCCTGGAGACGCTGACCCGCCGCGAGCGCGAGGTGCTGTCCTGCCTGGGCGAGGGCCTGTCGAACGCGGAGATCGCCGTGCGCCTGGAGATGGCGGAGGCGACGGTGAAGACGCACGTCAGCAGGCTGCTGGGGAAGCTGGAGCTGCGCAGCCGGGTCCAAGCCGCCGTAATGGCGCAGGAGTTGGGCCTCTAG
- a CDS encoding glycosyl hydrolase family 18 protein, producing MTKRAHGRRRSHPHVESAPRPRRTYGGSPLSTASPPRTRRTRFFTRVAAIVAALALPVTGLVVLAGPAQAATSATATYTKVSDWGTGFEGKWTVKNTGTTTITSWTVEWDYPAGTSVTSAWDATVTSSGTHWTGKNVGWNGTLAPGGSASFGFNGAGSGSPSGCKINGASCDGSQPGDTPPTAPGTPTAGNVTETSLTLSWSAATDDKGVKNYDVYRGGAKIATVTGTSYGDSGLTKGTTYNYTVTARDTIDQTGPSSGGLSVTTLGGTIPPPDPGGKVKLGYFTEWGIYGRNYHVKNLVTSGTASKITHINYAFGNVQNGQCTIGDAFADYDKAYTADQSVDGVADTWDQPLRGNFNQLRKLKKAYPNIKILWSFGGWTWSGGFPQAAANPTAFAQSCYNLVEDPRWADVFDGIDLDWEYPNACGLSCDTSGAAAFKNLMQATRAKFGANNLVTAAITADASSGGKIDAADYGGAAQYVDFYNVMTYDFFGAWAAQGPTAPHSPLTSYTGIPQAGFNSADAIAKLKAKGVAGSKLNLGIGFYGRGWTGVTQAAPGGTATGPAAGTYEQGIEDYKVLKNSCPATGTIAGTAYAKCGSNWWSYDTPATIAGKMTWTKQQGLRGAFFWEFSGDTGNGELANAIHTGLQ from the coding sequence ATGACAAAGCGTGCTCACGGGCGGCGCAGGTCCCACCCCCATGTCGAGTCGGCCCCACGACCACGACGGACCTACGGAGGATCACCCTTGAGCACAGCATCCCCACCCCGTACCAGGCGTACCCGGTTCTTCACGCGGGTCGCGGCGATCGTGGCCGCCCTCGCCCTGCCCGTCACCGGGCTCGTCGTGCTGGCAGGCCCCGCCCAGGCCGCCACGTCCGCGACCGCGACGTACACCAAGGTCTCCGACTGGGGCACCGGCTTCGAGGGCAAGTGGACGGTGAAGAACACCGGCACCACCACCATCACCTCGTGGACCGTCGAGTGGGACTACCCGGCCGGCACCTCGGTCACCTCCGCCTGGGACGCCACCGTCACCAGCTCCGGCACCCACTGGACCGGCAAGAACGTCGGCTGGAACGGCACCCTCGCCCCCGGCGGCAGCGCCAGCTTCGGGTTCAACGGCGCCGGCAGCGGCTCCCCCAGCGGCTGCAAGATCAACGGCGCTTCCTGTGACGGCTCCCAGCCGGGCGACACTCCCCCCACCGCGCCCGGCACCCCCACCGCGGGCAACGTCACCGAGACCTCGCTGACCCTGAGCTGGTCCGCGGCCACCGACGACAAGGGCGTCAAGAACTACGACGTCTACCGCGGCGGCGCCAAGATCGCGACCGTCACGGGCACCAGCTACGGCGACTCCGGCCTGACCAAGGGCACGACGTACAACTACACCGTCACCGCCCGCGACACGATCGACCAGACCGGCCCGTCCTCCGGCGGCCTGTCGGTGACCACCCTCGGCGGCACCATCCCGCCCCCGGACCCGGGCGGCAAGGTCAAGCTCGGCTACTTCACCGAGTGGGGCATCTACGGCCGCAACTACCACGTGAAGAACCTGGTCACGTCGGGCACGGCGAGCAAGATCACCCACATCAACTACGCCTTCGGCAACGTCCAGAACGGCCAGTGCACCATCGGTGACGCCTTCGCCGACTACGACAAGGCCTACACCGCCGACCAGAGCGTCGACGGCGTGGCCGACACCTGGGACCAGCCGCTGCGCGGCAACTTCAACCAGCTGCGCAAGCTGAAGAAGGCCTACCCGAACATCAAGATCCTGTGGTCCTTCGGCGGCTGGACCTGGTCCGGCGGATTCCCGCAGGCCGCGGCCAACCCGACCGCCTTCGCCCAGTCCTGCTACAACCTGGTCGAGGACCCGCGCTGGGCCGATGTCTTCGACGGGATCGACCTGGACTGGGAGTACCCGAACGCCTGCGGTCTGTCCTGCGACACCAGCGGCGCGGCCGCGTTCAAGAACCTGATGCAGGCGACCCGCGCCAAGTTCGGCGCGAACAACCTGGTCACCGCGGCCATCACCGCCGACGCCTCCAGCGGCGGCAAGATCGACGCGGCCGACTACGGCGGCGCCGCCCAGTACGTCGACTTCTACAACGTCATGACGTACGACTTCTTCGGCGCGTGGGCGGCGCAGGGCCCGACGGCCCCGCACTCCCCGCTCACCTCCTACACCGGCATCCCGCAGGCCGGCTTCAACTCGGCCGACGCCATCGCCAAGCTCAAGGCCAAGGGCGTGGCCGGCTCGAAGCTCAACCTCGGCATCGGCTTCTACGGCCGCGGCTGGACCGGCGTCACCCAGGCCGCACCCGGCGGCACGGCCACCGGACCGGCGGCGGGCACCTACGAGCAGGGCATCGAGGACTACAAGGTGCTCAAGAACAGCTGCCCGGCCACCGGCACCATCGCCGGCACGGCCTACGCCAAGTGCGGCAGCAACTGGTGGAGCTACGACACCCCCGCCACCATCGCCGGGAAGATGACCTGGACCAAGCAGCAGGGCCTCAGGGGAGCCTTCTTCTGGGAGTTCAGCGGCGACACCGGCAACGGTGAGCTCGCGAACGCGATCCACACCGGGCTCCAGTAG
- a CDS encoding DUF2550 domain-containing protein, whose translation MLLALLVSGLVVALVVIGLFVFGLRRRLIQRSGGTFDCSMRWGVPEEADTSGKGWVYGVARYSGDRIEWFRVFSYSPRPRRLLERSSIEVVARRAPEGEEELALLSDAVVLGCVHRGTRLELAMSEDALTGFLAWLEAAPPGQRVNVA comes from the coding sequence ATGCTCCTCGCTCTGCTTGTGAGCGGCCTGGTCGTAGCCCTGGTGGTGATCGGGCTGTTTGTCTTCGGACTGCGCCGCAGACTCATCCAGCGGTCCGGCGGCACCTTCGACTGCAGCATGCGCTGGGGGGTGCCCGAGGAGGCAGACACCTCGGGCAAGGGCTGGGTGTACGGGGTCGCGCGCTACAGCGGCGACCGGATCGAATGGTTCCGGGTGTTCTCGTACTCCCCGCGCCCGCGCCGGCTGCTGGAGCGTTCCTCCATCGAGGTCGTCGCCCGCCGGGCCCCGGAGGGCGAGGAGGAGCTGGCCCTGCTCTCCGATGCCGTCGTGCTCGGCTGTGTCCACCGGGGGACCCGCCTGGAGCTGGCGATGAGCGAGGACGCGCTGACCGGCTTCCTGGCGTGGCTGGAGGCGGCGCCGCCCGGGCAAAGGGTGAACGTGGCCTGA
- a CDS encoding F0F1 ATP synthase subunit epsilon, which produces MAAELHVELVAADRNVWSGEATLVVARTTSGDIGVMPGHQPLLGVLESGPVTIRTSGGDTVVAAVHGGFISFADNKLSLLAEIAELADEIDVQRAERALERAKSEADAAAERRADVRLRAVTG; this is translated from the coding sequence TTGGCTGCTGAGCTGCACGTCGAGCTGGTCGCGGCGGACCGCAATGTCTGGTCCGGCGAGGCCACCCTTGTTGTCGCCCGCACCACGTCCGGCGACATCGGCGTCATGCCCGGTCACCAGCCGCTTCTCGGTGTGCTGGAATCGGGCCCTGTGACCATCCGTACCAGCGGGGGCGACACTGTCGTCGCGGCGGTGCACGGCGGTTTCATCTCGTTCGCGGACAACAAGCTGTCCCTGCTGGCCGAGATCGCCGAGCTCGCGGACGAGATCGACGTCCAGCGTGCGGAGCGGGCACTGGAGCGCGCGAAGTCGGAGGCCGATGCGGCCGCCGAGCGTCGCGCGGATGTCCGGCTGCGCGCCGTAACGGGCTGA